A single region of the Thermotoga profunda AZM34c06 genome encodes:
- a CDS encoding methylglyoxal synthase — MQKRIIMTRKKRIALIAHDRRKKDLIEWVEFNKGTLSEHELFATGTTGSLIEQKTGLKVTKFKSGPLGGDQEIGAKISNGEIDILIFFWDPLEPLAHDVDIKALIRIATVYNIPVAITRSTADFLISSPLFKSEYERIQPDYESELKEKIMKIVQQKSEQS; from the coding sequence ATGCAAAAAAGAATTATCATGACAAGGAAAAAAAGAATAGCTCTAATTGCCCATGACAGAAGAAAAAAAGACTTGATTGAATGGGTAGAATTCAACAAGGGTACCTTGTCGGAACATGAACTCTTTGCAACGGGGACCACAGGCTCTTTGATTGAACAAAAGACAGGTCTTAAAGTGACAAAATTCAAAAGCGGACCCTTAGGAGGAGATCAGGAAATAGGGGCAAAGATATCAAACGGTGAGATAGATATATTGATCTTCTTCTGGGATCCCCTTGAACCTCTCGCACATGACGTTGATATAAAAGCACTCATAAGAATTGCCACGGTATACAATATACCAGTCGCGATTACAAGATCAACGGCGGACTTTTTAATATCTTCACCGCTTTTTAAATCTGAATATGAACGAATACAACCAGATTATGAATCAGAACTTAAAGAAAAGATCATGAAGATCGTTCAGCAAAAGTCAGAGCAGAGCTAA
- a CDS encoding ABC transporter permease, with translation MDHFARYLTRRIISAAILVFLVLTLNFFIIHFAPGDPVTIMAGLENPSKQMIEALRKRYGLDQPVVMQYFKYIGNLLKGDFGYSYVYDQPSWTLIKQRIVPTLILTITSSLIAFFIGTYLAILVSRTQKTHSDTIVSIISYILYAMPSFWLGLIMILVFSAKLRWFPTSGMFNLRESYEGIRKFADLLHHLTLPAITLILIQMPVFYRVTRASIIQNYKQDYVITLTAIGLPRKRLFKKYVIRNAIIPSLTVFGITMGFSVTGATIIETVFSWPGMGRLLLDAIYRRDYQLILGIYFLMAVFISVAMIITDLVIAFVDPRIRLT, from the coding sequence ATGGATCATTTTGCTCGTTATTTAACAAGAAGGATTATCTCTGCTGCCATATTGGTGTTTTTAGTTCTGACTTTGAATTTTTTCATTATACATTTTGCGCCGGGTGATCCTGTCACTATAATGGCGGGGCTTGAAAATCCATCAAAGCAGATGATAGAAGCACTCAGAAAAAGATATGGACTTGATCAACCGGTTGTTATGCAGTATTTCAAATACATTGGAAATCTATTAAAAGGAGATTTTGGTTATTCTTATGTATATGATCAGCCAAGCTGGACTCTGATAAAACAAAGAATCGTTCCAACTCTCATTTTAACAATCACAAGTAGTCTTATTGCTTTCTTCATAGGCACCTATCTTGCGATACTTGTGAGTAGAACACAAAAGACACACAGTGATACGATTGTATCGATTATTTCCTACATATTGTATGCAATGCCATCTTTTTGGCTTGGTTTGATAATGATCCTTGTATTTTCAGCAAAACTTCGATGGTTTCCAACTTCGGGTATGTTCAATCTAAGGGAATCTTATGAGGGAATACGTAAATTTGCTGATTTACTACATCACTTGACTTTGCCTGCTATAACACTTATTTTGATCCAAATGCCGGTTTTTTACAGAGTGACAAGAGCAAGTATAATTCAAAATTATAAACAAGATTATGTAATAACCTTGACTGCTATAGGCTTACCAAGAAAGAGACTTTTCAAGAAATACGTGATAAGAAATGCCATTATACCTTCTTTAACTGTTTTTGGCATAACCATGGGATTTTCTGTGACTGGTGCAACGATTATTGAGACAGTTTTCTCATGGCCTGGGATGGGTAGATTGCTGCTGGATGCAATATATAGAAGAGATTATCAATTGATACTTGGTATTTATTTTTTAATGGCCGTCTTCATAAGTGTGGCTATGATTATAACAGATTTGGTGATCGCCTTTGTCGATCCAAGGATTAGACTGACTTAG
- a CDS encoding amidohydrolase produces MIAIIGGTIWTGFETIENGLVLVRNGKIDYVGKMVGFDSEYRKIDAAGKFITPGFIDAHSHIGLIPEGLDWEYSDVNDFSGPITPQMRAIDAIDFFDKAFYDAISGGVTTVYTGPGSANVIGGVGLVTKTTGRVLLEEAALKMALGPKGIREYKSKEPYPSTRMGTVALLRNTLHDVKRWIENPQNVDNVKEFQYRYISKVLRKEMMAKIHLSTSPDEIIAVLNIIKEFGLYATIDHVFAGDLLVNEIKQSGVPVVYGPVMFSKLYSAFRYVNDKIPVKLLKAGICTALMTDHPVISQKHLRLLGSVVVRNGLSYDDALKMITINPAKMLRIDDRVGSICVGKDADLVVSNDHPLKPDAKIETVIVDGKIVYSCS; encoded by the coding sequence ATGATCGCAATTATTGGAGGCACTATCTGGACTGGATTTGAAACTATCGAAAACGGGTTGGTGCTGGTCAGAAACGGAAAGATAGATTATGTTGGTAAAATGGTTGGTTTTGACTCTGAATACAGAAAGATAGATGCAGCGGGAAAGTTCATCACCCCAGGTTTTATCGATGCGCACAGTCACATTGGTTTGATCCCAGAAGGATTGGATTGGGAATACAGTGATGTCAATGATTTTTCAGGACCTATAACTCCACAGATGAGGGCAATAGATGCAATTGATTTCTTCGATAAAGCTTTTTATGATGCTATATCTGGTGGAGTGACCACAGTCTACACTGGACCAGGCAGCGCCAATGTAATTGGAGGAGTAGGGTTAGTAACAAAAACCACAGGCAGAGTATTGTTAGAAGAGGCAGCTCTGAAGATGGCACTGGGTCCCAAAGGAATCAGAGAATACAAATCCAAGGAGCCATATCCATCCACTCGGATGGGAACGGTCGCTCTTTTGAGAAATACTCTGCATGATGTGAAAAGATGGATAGAAAACCCACAGAATGTTGATAATGTGAAAGAATTTCAGTATCGCTATATATCGAAAGTACTGAGAAAGGAAATGATGGCAAAAATTCACCTTTCAACTTCTCCTGATGAGATCATTGCAGTTTTGAATATCATAAAAGAATTCGGTCTTTATGCAACGATTGATCATGTTTTTGCGGGAGATTTACTTGTAAATGAAATAAAGCAATCTGGTGTTCCAGTTGTGTACGGTCCTGTGATGTTTTCAAAACTCTATTCGGCTTTCAGGTATGTCAATGACAAGATACCCGTGAAGTTGTTAAAAGCAGGTATATGTACTGCTTTAATGACAGACCATCCAGTTATTTCACAAAAACATTTGAGATTGCTTGGTAGTGTGGTTGTTAGGAATGGACTTTCTTACGATGATGCCTTAAAGATGATCACTATCAATCCAGCAAAAATGCTTAGAATTGACGATAGAGTTGGAAGTATCTGTGTTGGGAAAGATGCAGATCTGGTTGTATCAAACGATCATCCCCTAAAACCAGATGCAAAGATTGAAACCGTAATTGTAGATGGAAAGATTGTTTACAGTTGTTCTTAA
- a CDS encoding NAD-dependent epimerase/dehydratase family protein yields MILVTGATGHLGNVLVRLLVASKQNVRAMVVPFEDTLPLEGLPIQIVKGDIRDYDFVRDASKDVEVVYHLAAMISILGKKRMVYEVNVGGTENIIKACKENRVQRLVYVSSIHAFSEPKPGSLIDESVPIDPQKTSGDYAKSKAMATLKVLESAKEGLNAVIVCPTGIVGPYDWRVSEMGNLLLLYSKNLLKVGVSGSFDFVDVRDVANLLIKTCSEAEKGDLFIASGHYTTIRAFIQTLQKIRSSRSVNIFLPSYVAYPVSLITSVYYLIRKKKPLLTPYSVHTLTRNYVYSHQKATEKLGYSPRPLCDSLRDALQWFEDNGYLKKISSALTFAERSS; encoded by the coding sequence ATGATTTTGGTGACGGGAGCAACGGGTCATTTAGGGAATGTCCTTGTTAGATTACTTGTTGCATCAAAACAAAATGTCAGAGCGATGGTAGTACCTTTTGAAGATACTCTACCACTTGAAGGTTTACCAATACAAATTGTTAAAGGAGATATAAGAGACTATGATTTTGTTCGTGATGCGAGCAAAGACGTTGAGGTGGTTTATCATCTTGCTGCAATGATATCGATTCTGGGAAAGAAAAGAATGGTTTATGAAGTGAATGTAGGTGGTACTGAAAATATCATAAAAGCATGTAAAGAAAACAGAGTTCAAAGACTTGTCTATGTAAGCTCTATACACGCATTTTCTGAGCCAAAACCAGGCTCACTCATAGATGAATCGGTTCCTATAGATCCCCAAAAGACATCGGGGGACTACGCAAAATCAAAAGCAATGGCTACATTGAAAGTTCTCGAATCAGCAAAAGAAGGCTTGAATGCAGTTATTGTCTGCCCTACAGGGATTGTTGGGCCATACGATTGGCGAGTATCTGAAATGGGAAATCTGTTGCTTTTGTATTCGAAAAACCTTCTCAAAGTTGGTGTTTCAGGTTCCTTTGATTTTGTCGATGTACGAGATGTAGCAAATCTTTTGATCAAGACTTGTAGTGAGGCTGAAAAAGGAGATTTGTTCATTGCAAGTGGTCATTACACAACAATAAGAGCTTTTATTCAGACTCTTCAAAAGATTAGGTCTTCAAGATCTGTGAACATCTTCTTGCCGAGTTATGTAGCCTATCCTGTTTCCTTAATTACATCGGTTTACTATCTCATAAGAAAGAAGAAACCTTTGCTGACGCCATACAGTGTCCACACCTTGACAAGAAACTATGTTTATTCACATCAAAAAGCCACAGAAAAACTCGGCTATAGTCCAAGACCTCTTTGTGATTCTTTGAGAGATGCTCTGCAATGGTTTGAAGACAATGGTTATCTGAAAAAAATTAGCTCTGCTCTGACTTTTGCTGAACGATCTTCATGA
- a CDS encoding ABC transporter ATP-binding protein: MNALNVKDLTVRYIVGKKEIHAVEDLDISVQKGRFLGVVGESGSGKSTLAHTIMRLLPKNAYVVKGRIELLGHEITSMSEDELTKIRWKEFSMVFQRSMNALSPVHKIGVQMSEALVIHNPQITEEKIKERLEFLLNTVNLPVRVLDCYPHQLSGGMMQRVMIALALVNSPKFVILDEATTALDVVTQGQIIEELKDLIERFSLTGMVISHDLGVVAELCDDIAVMYAGRLMEYGRKDDVIHRPLHPYTKALVTSLPDFAEKGGKLHSIPGNLPDLSKEINGCVFANRCNLVSNECFTMIPKIVEFGERHVACLKVGNRSCEYCK, translated from the coding sequence ATGAATGCGCTCAATGTGAAAGACCTAACTGTTAGATACATCGTTGGAAAAAAAGAAATACATGCCGTTGAAGATTTAGATATTTCTGTCCAAAAGGGAAGATTTCTTGGTGTTGTTGGTGAATCGGGTTCAGGCAAAAGTACTCTTGCACATACAATAATGCGACTTCTTCCAAAAAACGCATATGTAGTAAAGGGAAGGATAGAGTTGCTCGGTCATGAAATAACTTCAATGAGTGAAGATGAGCTTACAAAAATAAGATGGAAAGAATTTTCGATGGTTTTTCAACGATCGATGAATGCCCTGAGCCCTGTTCATAAGATTGGAGTCCAAATGTCAGAAGCGCTGGTGATACACAACCCACAGATAACTGAGGAAAAAATCAAAGAAAGACTTGAATTTCTTTTGAATACAGTTAATTTGCCAGTTAGAGTTCTGGATTGTTACCCGCACCAACTCTCAGGTGGTATGATGCAAAGAGTTATGATAGCGCTCGCTCTTGTCAATTCGCCAAAATTTGTGATCTTGGATGAAGCTACCACTGCCCTCGATGTGGTCACACAGGGACAAATAATAGAAGAATTGAAAGATTTGATTGAAAGATTTTCTCTAACGGGTATGGTGATAAGTCATGATTTAGGTGTTGTGGCAGAACTCTGTGATGATATCGCCGTAATGTACGCCGGAAGACTCATGGAATATGGGAGAAAGGACGATGTAATTCACAGACCATTGCATCCATATACAAAGGCTCTTGTTACTTCACTGCCAGATTTTGCTGAAAAGGGCGGAAAATTACACAGCATACCGGGAAATCTTCCTGATCTCTCAAAAGAAATAAATGGATGTGTTTTTGCAAATAGGTGCAATTTAGTTTCAAATGAATGTTTTACAATGATCCCCAAAATCGTTGAATTTGGAGAACGCCATGTAGCTTGTTTGAAAGTGGGGAATAGATCATGCGAATATTGCAAGTGA
- a CDS encoding ABC transporter substrate-binding protein encodes MGKKLLVLVFLVACTLLLIAAQTPKKGGTLVIAYWGDPISFNPNAKTDDAGNGIYGCIFSKLVALDADYNVIPDLAESWEVSSDGLTYTFHLRKGVKWHDGVPCTAEDAVWTYSQIKSRPEATASKYFEKVVSIEAKDDYTVVFKMSQPQAAFLGFLAWYGTWVMPKHIYDITKDGSPVDWMDNPATQKPVGTGPFKFVEWVKGSHVTLQKNPDYFMGEPYLDRIIFKIIPDQDTAQQALLSGEVDVNSNVSVVHIPIYQKMPDLVVFQKPAPSRYYMGFNVARRSSPFNNPKVRFAAAYALNRQEIFDKAIKYGSVSDGFYTIGIPWAYNPNTKAPSQDLKMAEKLLDEAGYPRGKDGYRFEVTLVYFQGQVWRDMATIIKEQLDKVGIKVKLEEYEIAAYIEKCLKAGDFDLTVLNGFQGPDPDNLKLRVGTGGDINVMGYSSKEVDELLDEGATAVDQNKRKEYYFKIQEILAQDLPFYPIGEVAINYVHKKYVKDMPYQLIGKIALNNYAKTWLDK; translated from the coding sequence ATGGGAAAGAAACTGCTTGTTCTGGTATTTTTGGTAGCCTGCACGTTGTTACTCATCGCCGCCCAAACACCTAAAAAAGGTGGAACTTTGGTTATTGCCTATTGGGGTGATCCTATCTCTTTCAACCCAAATGCAAAGACTGACGATGCTGGAAATGGGATTTACGGATGTATTTTCAGCAAACTCGTAGCTTTAGATGCTGATTACAATGTGATACCAGACCTTGCTGAAAGCTGGGAAGTCTCTTCTGATGGACTCACTTATACTTTTCATCTTAGAAAAGGTGTAAAGTGGCACGATGGTGTACCATGTACAGCTGAAGATGCAGTCTGGACGTACAGCCAGATCAAATCTCGCCCAGAGGCAACGGCTTCAAAGTACTTTGAAAAGGTTGTATCAATCGAGGCAAAGGATGATTACACAGTAGTTTTCAAAATGAGTCAACCACAAGCAGCTTTCCTGGGATTTTTGGCTTGGTATGGAACGTGGGTGATGCCAAAACACATATACGATATAACCAAAGATGGGTCTCCTGTCGATTGGATGGATAATCCAGCCACGCAGAAACCTGTTGGGACAGGACCTTTTAAATTTGTTGAATGGGTAAAAGGCAGTCACGTTACTTTACAGAAGAATCCTGATTACTTTATGGGTGAACCTTATCTTGATAGGATTATTTTTAAGATCATACCAGATCAAGACACCGCTCAACAAGCTTTGCTGAGTGGCGAAGTTGATGTAAATAGCAACGTTAGCGTCGTACACATTCCAATCTATCAAAAGATGCCAGATTTAGTTGTTTTTCAAAAACCGGCTCCAAGTAGATATTATATGGGATTCAATGTCGCAAGGCGCTCATCACCTTTTAATAACCCAAAGGTGCGTTTTGCAGCTGCTTATGCTCTCAATAGGCAAGAAATTTTCGACAAAGCAATTAAATACGGATCTGTAAGTGATGGATTTTATACGATAGGTATCCCCTGGGCTTACAACCCAAACACAAAGGCACCAAGTCAAGATTTGAAAATGGCTGAAAAATTGTTAGACGAAGCAGGATATCCAAGAGGAAAAGATGGTTATAGATTTGAGGTTACTTTGGTTTATTTCCAAGGACAGGTTTGGAGGGATATGGCTACAATTATAAAAGAGCAATTGGACAAGGTTGGTATCAAGGTAAAGTTGGAAGAATATGAAATAGCTGCCTACATAGAAAAGTGTTTAAAGGCAGGAGATTTTGACCTAACAGTTCTCAATGGTTTCCAAGGGCCCGATCCAGATAATCTTAAGCTCAGAGTAGGTACAGGTGGAGATATAAATGTGATGGGTTATTCTTCTAAGGAAGTTGATGAGTTGCTTGATGAAGGTGCAACTGCTGTAGATCAAAACAAGAGAAAGGAATATTATTTCAAAATTCAAGAAATACTCGCACAAGATCTCCCATTTTATCCAATTGGCGAAGTTGCGATCAATTATGTACACAAGAAATATGTAAAGGATATGCCATATCAGTTGATTGGAAAGATAGCTCTCAATAACTACGCAAAGACTTGGTTGGATAAATAA
- a CDS encoding ABC transporter permease → MSRFKSFLKRYLSNKYGVAGLFIFLTMVFLAIFAFRIAPYRAGEMTGDVLERPGLKHLFGTDHLGRDVFSRVVFGSRTSLLVGFVAAGLSALIGIFIGTLSGYYGGIVDEIVSKIIDSFLMIPVFFLILIIVAIFGRNLFYIMLVIGLTTWPSNARIMRAQTLSIKERAFVKIARTNGESTLRIMFSHIIPNGMYPVVANSALQIGGAILTEAALSFLGLGDPNVTSWGKMISEGKSYMTFAWWIIVFPGIFTILTVIGFSFIGDGLQKALYPSLGEVTEE, encoded by the coding sequence GTGAGCAGATTCAAATCTTTTTTGAAAAGATACCTATCAAACAAATATGGAGTAGCAGGTTTATTCATTTTCTTGACGATGGTTTTTCTAGCAATATTTGCTTTTCGAATAGCTCCCTACAGAGCCGGTGAGATGACAGGTGATGTCCTTGAAAGACCTGGGTTGAAACATCTTTTTGGCACAGATCATCTTGGAAGAGATGTATTCAGCCGAGTCGTGTTTGGTAGTAGAACTTCACTTCTTGTTGGTTTTGTTGCCGCTGGTCTTTCAGCACTGATAGGTATTTTCATTGGCACTTTGTCTGGTTATTACGGTGGTATAGTTGACGAGATAGTGAGTAAGATCATAGATTCTTTTCTGATGATTCCGGTATTCTTTTTGATACTCATCATAGTTGCCATATTTGGTAGAAATCTTTTTTATATAATGCTCGTTATAGGTTTGACAACATGGCCTTCAAACGCAAGGATTATGAGAGCACAGACCTTGAGCATAAAAGAAAGGGCTTTTGTGAAGATAGCGCGCACGAATGGCGAAAGTACTCTTAGAATAATGTTTTCTCATATAATTCCAAACGGGATGTACCCAGTTGTGGCAAATAGTGCACTTCAAATTGGTGGGGCTATCTTGACGGAAGCGGCATTGAGTTTTCTTGGACTTGGTGACCCCAATGTAACAAGTTGGGGCAAGATGATAAGTGAAGGAAAGTCATATATGACCTTTGCTTGGTGGATCATAGTTTTCCCTGGGATTTTCACGATTCTTACTGTTATTGGATTTTCCTTCATTGGAGATGGATTGCAAAAGGCACTTTATCCATCTCTTGGTGAGGTGACCGAAGAATGA
- a CDS encoding amidohydrolase family protein produces the protein MKIKCGVLLTPFEQMNDVTILVEDGKIRQITREYGFHGVEDCIDASNYYVVPGFIDPHTHVGIYRLEGENGDHGFEGSDPLTPHLNVVDGVDPFDPAFEDAIRAGVTTIGILPGSYMSFGSSVEKITIIPGQGAIYKTNRRLIKKSACIKAALGEHPKRFLTERKMTPTTRMGIVSEIRSILTQTQQYMKDTHEKTNPKLEALIPLFEKKIPLRIHVHTVRDIVAAKRLAEEFDIKIILDHGTEAYMLKDDLRDIPVVYGPVVFSKRGVELKNLDSSNLSKMKGMDFCLTTDHPTIPIQYLDLLAGLSISEGFSICEALSLITINAARILGIDDETGSIEIGKSADLVILSGKPFQPDTKVVCTIVDGQVYWGNER, from the coding sequence TTGAAAATCAAATGCGGGGTTCTGCTCACACCATTTGAGCAGATGAATGATGTTACCATTCTCGTCGAAGATGGAAAGATCAGACAAATCACGAGAGAATATGGCTTTCATGGTGTTGAAGATTGTATCGATGCCAGCAATTATTACGTCGTACCTGGTTTTATCGATCCACATACACACGTAGGAATATACCGCCTTGAGGGTGAAAATGGTGATCATGGATTTGAGGGTTCAGACCCTTTGACCCCTCATTTGAATGTAGTGGATGGAGTTGACCCATTTGATCCTGCTTTCGAAGATGCAATAAGGGCTGGTGTAACGACAATTGGCATACTTCCAGGTTCATATATGTCTTTTGGCAGTAGCGTGGAAAAAATCACCATTATACCAGGGCAGGGTGCGATTTATAAGACGAATCGAAGATTGATCAAAAAATCAGCATGCATCAAAGCTGCGCTTGGAGAACACCCAAAGAGATTTCTCACAGAACGTAAGATGACACCTACCACGAGGATGGGAATAGTGTCTGAGATAAGATCAATTCTCACGCAGACACAGCAATATATGAAAGACACCCATGAAAAAACAAATCCAAAGTTGGAAGCTTTGATCCCTTTATTTGAGAAAAAAATTCCATTGAGAATTCATGTTCATACTGTTAGAGACATTGTTGCTGCAAAAAGACTTGCCGAGGAATTCGATATAAAAATCATACTTGACCATGGAACCGAAGCTTACATGTTAAAAGATGATCTAAGAGATATACCTGTTGTTTATGGTCCTGTGGTTTTCTCCAAAAGAGGAGTCGAGTTGAAAAATTTAGACAGTTCAAATCTCTCGAAAATGAAGGGTATGGATTTCTGCCTCACAACGGATCATCCTACGATTCCTATTCAGTATCTTGATTTACTCGCTGGTTTATCTATATCTGAAGGTTTCTCCATTTGTGAAGCATTATCTCTTATCACCATCAATGCCGCAAGAATTCTTGGTATAGATGACGAGACAGGATCGATAGAAATCGGGAAGTCCGCAGATCTTGTGATTCTCTCAGGTAAGCCTTTTCAACCAGATACGAAAGTGGTATGCACAATCGTCGATGGTCAAGTCTACTGGGGGAATGAAAGATGA